In Serratia marcescens subsp. marcescens ATCC 13880, a single genomic region encodes these proteins:
- a CDS encoding LacI family DNA-binding transcriptional regulator, whose translation MASLKDVAKLAGVSLMTVSRAINEPGKLRPETYHRVKQAIDELDYVPDLSARRIRGDGNRVQTLGVLALDTATTPFSVDMILSIEKTARERGWNSFVVNLFADDNAEQTVDLLLAHRPDGVIFTTMGLRQVDVPAKLLDKRLVLANCVSPAHAIASYIPDDEQGQYDATRALIAKGYRSPLCLHLPADTLAAGLRRRGLERAWREAGRDVEQLRQYHLDLSGGDQGYRDCVALLARHFSAGRRDCDVVVCGNDRIAFLVYQVLLAQGWRIPQQVAVLGYDNMVGIGELFLPALTTVQLPHYALGRLAALHVIEQREQRDTVKVPCPLLARGSL comes from the coding sequence ATGGCTTCGCTGAAAGACGTCGCAAAACTTGCCGGAGTCTCGTTGATGACGGTGTCCCGCGCCATCAATGAACCCGGCAAGCTGCGGCCGGAAACCTATCACCGCGTCAAACAGGCGATCGACGAGTTGGACTACGTGCCGGATCTGTCGGCGCGGCGTATTCGCGGTGACGGAAATCGCGTACAGACGCTCGGCGTGCTGGCGCTGGACACCGCCACGACGCCATTCTCGGTGGACATGATCCTGTCGATTGAAAAAACCGCGCGTGAGCGCGGCTGGAACAGCTTCGTCGTCAACCTGTTTGCCGACGACAACGCTGAACAGACCGTCGATCTGCTGTTGGCGCATCGACCGGACGGCGTGATCTTCACCACCATGGGGCTGCGTCAGGTGGATGTGCCGGCCAAACTGTTGGACAAAAGGCTGGTGCTGGCCAACTGCGTCAGCCCGGCGCACGCGATCGCCAGCTACATTCCTGATGATGAGCAAGGGCAGTATGACGCCACGCGCGCGCTGATCGCCAAAGGCTATCGTTCGCCGCTGTGCCTACATTTACCGGCGGATACGCTGGCGGCGGGGCTGCGCCGTCGCGGTCTGGAGCGCGCCTGGCGCGAAGCGGGGCGCGATGTTGAACAACTGCGGCAGTATCATCTCGATCTGAGCGGCGGCGATCAAGGCTATCGCGACTGCGTCGCGTTGCTGGCGCGGCATTTCTCTGCGGGACGGCGCGATTGCGATGTCGTGGTATGCGGGAACGATCGGATAGCGTTTCTGGTGTATCAGGTATTGCTGGCGCAAGGATGGCGGATACCGCAACAGGTGGCGGTGCTGGGCTACGACAACATGGTTGGCATCGGCGAACTGTTCCTGCCGGCGTTGACGACGGTGCAATTGCCGCACTATGCGCTGGGTCGCCTTGCGGCGCTGCATGTGATCGAGCAGCGGGAACAGCGTGATACGGTGAAAGTGCCTTGCCCGCTGTTGGCGCGTGGTTCGCTGTAA
- a CDS encoding MFS transporter, whose translation MNQQTLDARRSRQALLAGSVGNFIEWYEFGVYGFLATVIAANFFTLQGENEITSLILTYAAFALAFFCRPIGAVIFGRIGDRIGRRPTLIAVLLLMTLATALIGVMPTYASIGVAAPLLLTLLRMFQGLFAGGEFGGAVSLMTEFAPKGKRGLFGAWQSLTVALGLLAGAGLVALLAALLSAQQLHDWGWRIPFLLALPMGAVALWLRLKLEETPTFTQAQQAAEHNAPPPEASLGGVAKTILIGIGRMMGWSAAGYTFLVVMPSYLQTSLHATFQQALVATVLANVGFALTILPAGIISDKLGRKTVMLTAVAAVILFTFPLLHLLQDAQSSLWAKGLAVMVAGAVVGLLAGPGPAMLAEMFPTRVRYTGLGLAYSLSNAVFSGSAGLIITGLIKQTGNIDIPAYYVVATSVVSLFALMTLRRDDHLRSLNER comes from the coding sequence ATGAATCAACAGACTCTCGACGCGCGCCGCTCGCGTCAGGCGTTGCTGGCCGGCTCGGTCGGCAACTTTATCGAATGGTATGAGTTCGGCGTATACGGGTTCCTGGCCACCGTTATCGCCGCCAATTTTTTCACGCTGCAGGGTGAAAATGAAATCACCAGCCTGATCCTCACCTACGCCGCTTTCGCGCTGGCGTTTTTCTGTCGGCCGATCGGCGCGGTGATCTTCGGCCGCATCGGCGATCGCATCGGCCGTCGCCCGACGCTGATTGCGGTTCTGCTGTTGATGACGCTGGCCACCGCGCTGATCGGCGTCATGCCGACCTATGCCTCGATCGGCGTCGCCGCCCCGCTGCTGCTGACGCTGCTGCGCATGTTTCAGGGGCTGTTCGCCGGCGGCGAATTCGGCGGCGCCGTGTCGCTGATGACCGAGTTCGCCCCGAAGGGCAAGCGCGGGCTGTTCGGCGCCTGGCAGTCGCTGACCGTCGCGCTCGGCCTGTTGGCCGGCGCCGGATTGGTGGCGCTGTTGGCCGCGCTGCTCAGCGCGCAGCAGCTGCATGACTGGGGCTGGCGCATTCCCTTCCTGCTGGCGCTGCCGATGGGCGCCGTGGCGCTGTGGCTGCGGCTCAAGCTCGAAGAGACGCCCACGTTTACCCAGGCGCAACAGGCCGCGGAACACAACGCCCCACCGCCGGAAGCGAGCTTGGGCGGCGTAGCGAAAACCATACTGATCGGCATCGGCCGCATGATGGGCTGGTCGGCCGCCGGCTATACCTTTCTGGTGGTAATGCCTTCCTATTTGCAAACCTCGCTGCACGCCACCTTCCAGCAGGCGCTGGTGGCGACGGTGCTGGCCAACGTCGGCTTCGCCCTGACCATTCTGCCGGCGGGCATCATCAGCGACAAACTGGGACGTAAAACGGTGATGCTGACGGCGGTGGCGGCGGTGATCCTGTTCACCTTTCCCTTACTGCACCTGCTGCAGGATGCGCAGAGTTCACTGTGGGCCAAAGGGTTGGCGGTGATGGTCGCCGGCGCCGTGGTCGGCCTGCTGGCCGGTCCCGGCCCGGCGATGCTGGCTGAGATGTTCCCGACCCGGGTGCGCTATACCGGTTTGGGGCTGGCTTACTCGCTATCCAATGCGGTGTTTTCCGGTTCGGCCGGGCTGATTATCACCGGCCTCATCAAACAGACCGGCAATATCGACATTCCCGCCTACTACGTGGTCGCCACCTCGGTGGTGAGCCTGTTTGCGCTGATGACGCTGCGCCGCGACGATCATCTGCGCTCGCTGAACGAACGTTAA
- a CDS encoding DAPG hydrolase family protein, producing the protein MTHPSLLAPWGVNDINELLRPEPLRLEMGLSRSADGLLTVAIRTDLHGCKGRMLDWWFTFFENTQHINWWHPHDHVEHRGWDRHWKKGESYIGASIEAVEWLAELPPVAARLKFHAADDFFAPQPLRQARDAQALSAAVCARIGFGDQVALDDNGDPCDGEMLHLVRDTPYGCVLRSRFLLGKACANAHDELSDDIGFNLMRHCYNEFSYLAQFLPSLYYAENGREPAPLLW; encoded by the coding sequence ATGACACACCCTTCCCTGCTGGCGCCGTGGGGCGTCAACGATATCAACGAGTTGCTCAGGCCCGAACCGCTGCGGCTGGAGATGGGGCTGAGTCGCAGCGCCGACGGCCTGCTCACCGTCGCGATTCGTACCGATCTGCACGGCTGCAAAGGACGCATGCTGGACTGGTGGTTCACCTTCTTCGAAAACACGCAGCACATCAACTGGTGGCACCCGCACGATCACGTCGAACATCGCGGCTGGGATCGCCACTGGAAAAAAGGGGAAAGCTACATCGGCGCCAGCATCGAAGCGGTCGAATGGCTGGCGGAGCTGCCGCCGGTCGCGGCGCGCCTCAAGTTCCACGCCGCCGATGACTTCTTCGCGCCGCAGCCGCTGCGCCAGGCGCGTGACGCGCAGGCGCTCTCCGCCGCGGTTTGCGCGCGCATCGGCTTCGGCGATCAGGTGGCGTTGGATGACAACGGCGATCCCTGCGACGGCGAGATGCTGCATTTGGTGCGCGATACGCCCTACGGGTGCGTGCTGCGCAGCCGCTTCCTGCTGGGTAAAGCCTGCGCCAACGCCCACGACGAACTGTCGGATGACATCGGGTTTAACCTGATGCGCCACTGCTACAACGAGTTCAGCTATCTGGCGCAGTTCCTGCCGTCGCTGTACTACGCCGAAAACGGCCGCGAGCCAGCGCCGTTGCTCTGGTGA
- the hutC gene encoding histidine utilization repressor: protein MAEQQTVLQLAAAMSDAPAPIYQRVKQAIVNQIRAGHWQPHQRVPSESELVAELGVSRMTINRALRELTSEGFLIRMQGVGTFVAEAKAHTALLEVHNIADEIAARGHHHSSKILELKARPASEEEATALGIQPGQRLFYSQIVHYENDVPVQVEDRCVNPLVAPDYLKQDFDRVTPYTYLTQAAPLTAGEHIVEAVIPTRRERELLQLEDHEPGLLIHRRTWSGKTVVTSARLLYPGSRYQLFGRFTSEV, encoded by the coding sequence GTGGCTGAACAACAGACCGTGTTACAACTGGCGGCTGCAATGAGCGATGCCCCCGCCCCGATCTACCAACGGGTCAAACAGGCGATCGTGAATCAAATCCGTGCGGGGCATTGGCAACCGCACCAGCGCGTGCCCTCCGAAAGTGAACTGGTGGCGGAACTGGGCGTCAGCCGCATGACCATCAACCGCGCGCTGCGCGAGCTGACCAGCGAAGGTTTTTTGATTCGCATGCAGGGCGTCGGCACCTTCGTCGCCGAAGCCAAGGCGCATACCGCACTGCTGGAAGTGCACAACATCGCCGATGAGATCGCCGCGCGAGGTCATCACCACAGCAGTAAAATCCTCGAGCTGAAGGCCCGCCCGGCCAGCGAGGAAGAAGCGACGGCGCTGGGCATTCAGCCCGGCCAACGGCTGTTCTACTCCCAGATCGTGCATTACGAAAACGACGTGCCGGTGCAGGTGGAAGACCGCTGCGTCAACCCACTGGTGGCGCCGGATTACCTGAAGCAGGATTTCGACCGCGTCACGCCCTATACCTATCTGACGCAGGCCGCGCCGCTGACCGCCGGCGAACACATCGTCGAAGCGGTGATCCCCACCCGGCGCGAGCGCGAGCTGCTGCAGCTGGAGGACCACGAACCCGGCCTGCTGATCCATCGCCGCACCTGGTCCGGCAAAACCGTGGTCACCTCGGCCCGGCTGCTGTACCCCGGCAGCCGTTATCAACTGTTCGGCCGCTTCACCAGCGAAGTCTGA
- a CDS encoding glycoside hydrolase family 32 protein — MNTALAQADHAVEALRAERRDDYYPQFHLAPPAGWINDPNGLICIDGVYHAFFQHHPYSEHWGPMHWGHATSRDLIRWQHQPIALAPDAPYDQDGCFSGCAVDDNGVLTLIYTGHVWLGEPGDDSQVREVQCLATSEDGIRFVKHGPVLVPPDGIQHFRDPKVWRENGEWWMVVGAKENGLGQVRLYRSADLRAWRFDRVLAGAQTAHQGYMWECPDFFPLGEQHLLLFSPQGLAAQGYRYRNRFQSGYLLGHWRPDSDFTVTQPFCELDAGHDFYAPQTFTAADGRRLLFAWMDMWESPMPSKAHRWAGALTLPRELTLAADGSVRMTPARELAALRRESHALSAQTLTNQQLPLANDMQELILTLRQADSDAERYGLAIGSAARLYVDNQSHRLVLERFNKHPALCACRSVPLPEGDTVSLRIFIDRSSLEIFVNQGEACLTSRFYPTAGDRRLSLFAEGGRAQFEPITGWQLASIWG, encoded by the coding sequence ATGAATACTGCCTTAGCTCAAGCCGACCATGCGGTCGAAGCCCTGCGCGCAGAACGCCGAGACGATTATTATCCGCAGTTCCATCTCGCGCCGCCCGCCGGCTGGATCAACGATCCCAACGGCCTGATCTGTATTGACGGCGTCTATCATGCCTTCTTCCAACATCATCCCTATAGCGAGCACTGGGGGCCCATGCACTGGGGGCACGCGACCAGCCGCGACCTGATACGCTGGCAGCATCAGCCCATCGCCCTGGCGCCCGATGCGCCCTATGACCAAGACGGTTGCTTTTCCGGCTGCGCCGTGGATGACAACGGTGTGCTGACGCTGATTTACACCGGCCACGTGTGGCTGGGCGAACCCGGTGACGACAGCCAGGTGCGGGAAGTGCAATGTCTGGCCACCAGCGAAGACGGCATACGCTTCGTCAAGCACGGGCCGGTGCTGGTCCCGCCGGACGGCATTCAGCATTTTCGCGATCCGAAAGTCTGGCGTGAGAACGGCGAATGGTGGATGGTGGTCGGCGCCAAAGAAAACGGCCTGGGCCAGGTGCGCCTGTACCGTTCTGCCGACCTGCGCGCCTGGCGCTTCGATCGGGTGCTGGCCGGCGCGCAAACGGCGCATCAAGGGTATATGTGGGAATGCCCGGATTTCTTCCCGCTGGGGGAACAACACCTGCTGCTGTTCTCGCCGCAAGGACTGGCGGCGCAGGGCTACCGCTACCGCAATCGCTTCCAGAGCGGCTATCTGCTTGGCCACTGGCGGCCTGATAGCGATTTTACGGTGACCCAGCCCTTCTGTGAGCTGGATGCCGGCCACGATTTCTATGCGCCGCAGACCTTCACCGCCGCCGACGGCCGTCGGCTGCTGTTTGCCTGGATGGATATGTGGGAATCACCGATGCCCAGCAAAGCGCACCGCTGGGCCGGCGCCCTCACCCTGCCGCGCGAGCTGACGCTGGCCGCCGACGGCAGCGTCCGCATGACCCCGGCGCGTGAACTGGCGGCGCTGCGCCGAGAGTCACACGCGTTGTCGGCGCAGACGCTGACCAATCAGCAACTGCCGCTGGCGAACGATATGCAGGAGCTCATCCTGACGTTGAGACAGGCCGACAGCGACGCCGAACGTTACGGGCTGGCCATTGGGAGTGCGGCGCGGCTGTACGTCGACAATCAGTCACACCGACTGGTGCTGGAGCGTTTTAATAAGCACCCGGCGCTGTGTGCCTGCCGCAGTGTGCCGCTGCCGGAAGGTGACACCGTGTCGCTGCGGATCTTTATTGACCGCTCCTCGCTGGAAATCTTCGTTAATCAGGGAGAGGCCTGCCTGACCAGCCGCTTCTATCCGACGGCGGGCGATCGCCGCCTCAGCCTGTTCGCCGAAGGCGGCCGGGCGCAGTTCGAGCCCATCACGGGGTGGCAGTTGGCGAGCATCTGGGGGTAA
- the hutI gene encoding imidazolonepropionase produces the protein MTSEIHCDSLWHGADIVTMRDGKYHTLTDGAIAVRDGKIVWIGEHAALPPGLIADETVKFDGGIVTPGFVDCHTHLVFGGNRSGEFEQRLNGVSYADIAAQGGGIISTVKATREADEALLLEQALFRLRPLLAEGVTCVEIKSGYGLSPESELKMLRVARKLGELLPVEVKTTCLAAHALPPEYANRADDYINLVCDTIIPQAAAAGLADAVDAFCEHLAFSPAQVERVFAAAEAAGLPVKLHAEQLSALGGSTLAARHHALSADHLEYATEQDARAMGDAGTVAVLLPGAYYLLRETQCPPVALFRKHHVPMAIASDANPGTSPALSLRLMINMACTLFRLTPEEALAGVTTHAAKALGLQHSHGTLETGKVADFVHWPLSRPAELAYWLGGQLPCTVIFRGEVRQ, from the coding sequence ATGACGTCTGAGATTCACTGTGACAGCCTGTGGCACGGCGCCGATATCGTCACCATGCGCGACGGCAAATATCACACCTTGACCGACGGCGCGATCGCCGTGCGCGACGGCAAGATCGTCTGGATTGGCGAACATGCGGCGTTGCCGCCCGGCCTGATCGCGGACGAAACGGTGAAATTCGACGGCGGCATCGTCACCCCCGGCTTTGTTGACTGCCACACGCACCTGGTGTTCGGCGGCAACCGCAGCGGCGAGTTCGAACAGCGGCTGAACGGCGTAAGCTACGCCGACATCGCCGCACAGGGCGGCGGCATTATCTCCACCGTGAAAGCCACCCGCGAGGCCGACGAAGCGCTGCTGCTGGAGCAGGCGCTGTTCCGCCTGCGGCCGCTGCTGGCGGAAGGCGTCACCTGCGTGGAGATCAAGTCCGGCTATGGCCTCAGCCCGGAGAGCGAACTGAAAATGTTGCGGGTGGCGCGCAAGTTGGGCGAGCTGCTGCCGGTCGAGGTGAAAACCACCTGTCTGGCGGCCCATGCGCTGCCGCCGGAATACGCCAACCGCGCCGACGACTACATCAATTTGGTCTGCGACACCATCATCCCGCAGGCGGCGGCCGCCGGCCTGGCGGATGCGGTCGACGCCTTCTGCGAGCATCTGGCGTTCTCACCGGCGCAGGTGGAGCGAGTCTTCGCCGCCGCCGAAGCCGCCGGTTTGCCGGTCAAGCTGCACGCCGAGCAGCTCTCCGCCCTCGGCGGCAGCACGCTGGCGGCGCGCCACCACGCGCTCTCCGCCGACCACCTCGAATACGCCACCGAGCAAGACGCCCGCGCCATGGGCGACGCCGGCACCGTGGCGGTGCTGCTGCCGGGCGCCTACTACCTGCTGCGTGAAACTCAGTGCCCGCCGGTAGCGCTGTTCCGCAAGCACCACGTGCCGATGGCGATCGCCAGCGACGCCAACCCCGGCACCTCGCCGGCGCTGTCGCTGCGCCTGATGATCAACATGGCCTGCACGCTGTTCCGCCTGACGCCGGAAGAGGCGCTGGCGGGCGTCACCACCCACGCCGCCAAAGCGCTGGGGCTGCAGCACAGCCACGGCACGCTGGAAACCGGCAAGGTGGCGGACTTCGTTCACTGGCCGCTGTCGCGGCCGGCGGAACTGGCTTATTGGTTGGGCGGTCAACTGCCCTGTACGGTGATTTTCCGAGGAGAAGTACGTCAATGA
- a CDS encoding formimidoylglutamate deiminase, whose product MPAYFAPRALLPEGWAHNVRLDVDAQGYLTQVTANAEPQGCIRLHGDAVPGMPNLHSHAFQRAMAGLAEVAGNPQDSFWTWRDLMYRLVQRLTPEQVEVVARQLYIEMLKGGYTQVAEFHYLHHDADGKPYADRGEMTGRLSEAAHQAGIGMTMLPVLYSYAGFGAQPAQPGQKRFIQDTENYLHQQQVIARQLADRPLQNQGLCFHSLRAVELGQMQQILAASDRTLPVHIHIAEQQKEVNDCLAWSGQRPVAWLYDHLPVDQRWCLVHATHLDRDELEALARSRAVAGLCLTTEANLGDGIFPGDAYLQQQGRWGIGSDSHVSLNVVEELRWFEYGQRLRDQRRNRLTTPEQSAVGDVLYLQALQGGAQACGAPIGRLQSGYRADWLVLDGDDPYLAAAPDASILNRWLFAGGKEQIRDVFVGGRQVIEQGRHALQQQSSAEFLQVLKTFQQEA is encoded by the coding sequence ATGCCTGCTTATTTTGCCCCACGCGCTTTGCTCCCAGAGGGCTGGGCGCATAACGTCCGGCTGGACGTCGATGCGCAAGGTTATCTGACTCAAGTTACCGCCAACGCTGAGCCGCAAGGCTGCATTCGGCTGCACGGCGACGCGGTGCCGGGCATGCCGAACCTGCACTCCCACGCTTTCCAGCGCGCGATGGCCGGGCTGGCGGAAGTGGCGGGCAACCCGCAGGACAGCTTCTGGACCTGGCGCGATCTGATGTACCGCTTGGTGCAGCGTCTGACGCCCGAGCAGGTGGAGGTGGTCGCCCGTCAACTGTATATCGAAATGCTCAAGGGCGGATACACCCAGGTGGCCGAATTCCACTACCTGCATCACGACGCCGACGGCAAGCCTTACGCCGATCGCGGTGAGATGACCGGCCGCCTCAGCGAGGCCGCGCATCAGGCCGGCATCGGCATGACGATGCTGCCGGTGCTTTACAGCTACGCCGGTTTCGGCGCGCAGCCGGCCCAGCCGGGGCAGAAACGGTTTATCCAGGACACCGAAAACTATCTGCATCAGCAGCAGGTGATTGCCCGTCAGCTGGCGGATCGCCCGTTGCAGAATCAGGGGCTGTGTTTCCACTCACTGCGTGCGGTGGAGCTGGGGCAGATGCAGCAGATTTTGGCCGCGTCGGATCGCACCTTGCCGGTGCATATTCATATCGCCGAGCAGCAAAAAGAGGTGAACGACTGTCTGGCGTGGAGCGGGCAGCGCCCGGTGGCCTGGCTGTATGACCATCTGCCGGTGGATCAGCGCTGGTGCCTGGTGCACGCCACCCATCTGGATCGCGACGAGCTGGAAGCGCTGGCGCGCAGCCGCGCGGTGGCCGGCCTGTGTCTGACCACCGAAGCCAACCTCGGCGACGGCATTTTCCCCGGCGACGCTTACCTGCAGCAGCAGGGGCGCTGGGGCATCGGTTCCGACAGCCACGTTTCGCTCAACGTAGTGGAAGAGCTGCGCTGGTTTGAATACGGCCAGCGGCTGCGCGATCAGCGTCGCAATCGCCTGACGACACCGGAACAGTCGGCGGTGGGCGATGTGCTGTACCTGCAGGCGCTGCAGGGCGGCGCGCAGGCGTGCGGCGCGCCGATCGGTCGGCTGCAGAGCGGCTATCGCGCCGACTGGCTGGTGCTGGACGGCGACGATCCGTATCTGGCGGCGGCGCCGGACGCCTCGATCCTCAATCGCTGGCTGTTCGCCGGCGGCAAAGAGCAAATTCGCGACGTGTTCGTCGGCGGCCGGCAGGTGATCGAGCAGGGGCGGCACGCGCTGCAGCAGCAGAGCAGCGCCGAGTTCCTGCAGGTGCTGAAAACCTTTCAGCAGGAGGCGTAA
- a CDS encoding MFS transporter, with protein sequence MNRETKKYYVLLSGLLFFFFFTWSSSFSLISLWLNQKIGLKGAETGLIFSAISLVALCAQPLYGFIQDKLGLRKHLLQFLGVMLLLTGPFFIYVYAPLLASSLPLGALVGGVFIGATFFAGIGALESYTERVSRISGFEFGRARMWGSLGWASATFVAGFIFNINPNINFWLASAAAVVFLVLLSQVRELKPNAMAGLAFGKPENLRLQDALALLRMPGFWALVVFVLGISVYNVFDQQFSVYFASQFASRAQGNEMYGFLNSLQVFLEAGGMFLAPLLVNRIGAKQGLLLAGGVMALRMFGSGLVSGALMISAMKLLHAVELPILLIAIFKYIASRFDSRLSSTLYLVGFQFITQVMASFLSPLAGYGYDRIGFADTYLLMGCAVAATTLVSCFLLRGERSATATPFPSAIKSSESVQ encoded by the coding sequence ATGAACCGCGAAACGAAAAAATATTACGTGCTGCTCAGCGGCCTGCTGTTCTTCTTTTTCTTCACCTGGTCTTCCAGCTTTTCGTTGATCTCGCTGTGGCTGAATCAAAAGATCGGGCTGAAAGGCGCCGAGACCGGCCTGATCTTCTCCGCTATCTCGCTGGTGGCGCTGTGCGCACAGCCGCTGTACGGGTTTATTCAGGATAAACTTGGGCTGCGCAAACACCTGCTGCAGTTTCTCGGCGTGATGCTGCTGCTGACCGGCCCGTTCTTTATCTACGTTTACGCCCCGCTGCTGGCGAGCAGCCTGCCGCTCGGCGCTTTGGTCGGCGGGGTGTTCATCGGCGCGACCTTCTTCGCCGGTATCGGCGCGCTGGAATCTTATACCGAGCGAGTCAGCCGCATCAGCGGTTTCGAATTCGGCCGCGCCCGCATGTGGGGCTCGCTTGGCTGGGCCAGCGCCACCTTTGTGGCCGGTTTTATCTTCAATATCAATCCGAACATCAATTTCTGGCTGGCCTCCGCCGCCGCCGTGGTGTTCCTGGTGCTGCTCAGCCAGGTACGCGAGCTGAAGCCGAATGCCATGGCCGGCCTGGCGTTCGGCAAACCGGAAAACCTGCGGCTGCAGGACGCGCTGGCGCTACTGCGCATGCCCGGCTTCTGGGCGCTGGTGGTGTTTGTGCTGGGGATCAGCGTATACAACGTCTTCGATCAGCAATTTTCGGTCTACTTCGCCTCACAGTTCGCTTCTCGCGCACAGGGCAACGAGATGTACGGTTTTCTCAACTCGCTGCAGGTCTTCCTCGAAGCCGGCGGCATGTTCCTGGCCCCGCTACTGGTGAACCGCATCGGCGCCAAACAGGGGCTGTTGCTGGCCGGTGGCGTAATGGCGCTGCGCATGTTCGGCTCCGGCTTGGTCAGCGGCGCCTTGATGATCTCCGCCATGAAACTGCTGCACGCCGTAGAGTTGCCAATCCTGCTGATCGCTATTTTCAAATACATCGCGAGCCGCTTTGACAGCCGACTCTCCTCCACGCTGTACCTGGTAGGTTTCCAGTTCATCACCCAGGTGATGGCCAGCTTCCTGTCACCGCTGGCGGGCTACGGTTATGACCGCATCGGCTTTGCCGACACCTATCTGCTGATGGGCTGCGCGGTCGCCGCCACCACGCTTGTCTCCTGTTTCCTGCTGCGCGGCGAACGCTCCGCCACGGCAACGCCCTTTCCATCCGCCATTAAATCAAGTGAGTCTGTCCAATGA
- a CDS encoding TetR/AcrR family transcriptional regulator has product MANPNEEPPRARGRPATPETALRAALAQATLALLLDGGYAAATVDAVAKRAGVAKKTLYRFAANRDELVAQAVSGWTEAFQSAFAEDAGQRAAVAPLLEKGLQAIAQQVLSAEAVGMFRLLQSEFPGREALLDSYQRNGIQRGRTTVADWLQRQQQCGWLRERDWAQTSDLMLAMTIAEPLRQMTLGLLPPGSAIDERIAAAVALVMPGLLAEG; this is encoded by the coding sequence ATGGCGAACCCGAATGAAGAACCGCCGCGCGCTCGCGGTCGGCCGGCCACGCCGGAAACGGCGCTGCGCGCCGCGCTGGCGCAGGCGACGCTGGCGTTGCTGCTCGACGGCGGCTATGCCGCAGCAACGGTGGACGCGGTGGCGAAACGCGCCGGAGTGGCGAAAAAAACCCTGTATCGGTTTGCCGCTAATCGCGACGAACTGGTCGCGCAGGCGGTGAGCGGCTGGACCGAGGCGTTTCAGTCGGCCTTCGCCGAGGATGCCGGGCAACGGGCGGCGGTGGCGCCGCTGTTGGAAAAAGGGCTGCAGGCCATCGCGCAGCAGGTATTGAGCGCCGAGGCGGTGGGGATGTTTCGGCTGTTGCAAAGCGAGTTTCCGGGGCGCGAGGCGCTGCTGGACAGCTATCAGCGTAACGGCATTCAGCGCGGCCGGACGACGGTGGCGGACTGGCTGCAGCGCCAGCAGCAGTGCGGGTGGCTGCGTGAGCGCGACTGGGCGCAAACCAGCGACCTGATGTTGGCGATGACCATCGCCGAACCGCTACGGCAGATGACGCTGGGACTGTTGCCGCCGGGCAGCGCGATCGACGAACGCATCGCGGCGGCGGTGGCGCTGGTGATGCCGGGTTTGCTGGCGGAAGGATGA
- a CDS encoding HutD family protein, with protein sequence MSLTRFNFAALPVSPWRNGGGETREIVSWPPGAQDFDWRASIATIAQDGPFSAFAGIDRSITLLEGDGVRLFSAGHIDHQLARVGEPFAFSGDVALEATLLGGASQDFNIMTRRGRQAAEVRRSTAPVTLSPNRAGVLYVLSGVWSLPEGGELRAREGVWWTAAGGEVTPLTADGAILWANITAC encoded by the coding sequence ATGAGCCTGACCCGTTTTAACTTCGCCGCGCTGCCGGTCAGCCCGTGGCGCAACGGCGGTGGGGAAACCCGTGAAATCGTCAGCTGGCCGCCGGGCGCGCAGGATTTTGACTGGCGCGCCAGCATCGCCACCATCGCGCAGGACGGGCCGTTTTCCGCCTTTGCGGGCATCGATCGTTCGATCACCCTGCTGGAAGGCGACGGCGTGCGGCTGTTCAGCGCCGGGCATATCGACCATCAGTTGGCGCGCGTCGGGGAGCCGTTCGCGTTTTCCGGCGACGTGGCGCTGGAAGCGACGCTACTGGGCGGCGCCAGTCAGGATTTCAACATCATGACACGCCGCGGCCGGCAGGCGGCCGAGGTGCGGCGCAGCACGGCGCCCGTCACCCTGTCACCCAACCGGGCGGGCGTGCTGTATGTGCTGAGCGGCGTTTGGTCGCTGCCGGAGGGCGGCGAACTGCGGGCGCGCGAGGGTGTCTGGTGGACGGCGGCGGGCGGCGAAGTGACGCCGCTGACGGCCGACGGCGCGATCCTGTGGGCGAACATCACAGCCTGCTAA